A DNA window from Corynebacterium ciconiae DSM 44920 contains the following coding sequences:
- the murA gene encoding UDP-N-acetylglucosamine 1-carboxyvinyltransferase — protein MKEHFLVEGGARLQGAVKVHGAKNSVLKLMAAALLAEGTTTLTNCPEILDVPLMRDVLEGLGCTVEIDGSTVRISTPAAPQSNADFDAVRQFRASVCVLGPLTARCGRAVVALPGGDAIGSRPLDMHQSGLEKLGARTYIKHGCVVTEADALNGSYIQLDFPSVGATENILTASVLAEGRTVLDNAAREPEIVDLCVLLKEMGAQITGEGTSTITIDGVDKLHPAEHEVIGDRIVAGTWAYAAAMTRGDITVGGINPRALHIALEKLKIAGAEVETYDTGFRVRMDGRPSAVDYQTLPFPGFPTDLQPMSIGLAAVSEGMSVITENVFESRFRFVDEMQRLGADTSVDGHHVVVRGVEQLSSTPVWSSDIRAGAGLVLAALCADGVTEVHDVFHIDRGYPQFVETLNQLGASITRVSASRHAKD, from the coding sequence GTGAAAGAACATTTCTTGGTAGAAGGTGGCGCCCGGCTGCAGGGCGCTGTGAAAGTGCACGGCGCGAAGAACAGCGTGCTCAAACTCATGGCCGCTGCATTGCTGGCTGAGGGCACCACGACGCTCACCAACTGTCCTGAGATCTTGGACGTTCCGCTCATGCGTGATGTGCTCGAGGGGCTGGGCTGCACCGTGGAGATTGATGGATCCACCGTGCGCATTAGCACCCCCGCGGCGCCCCAGAGCAACGCGGACTTTGATGCGGTGCGGCAATTCCGCGCCTCCGTGTGCGTTCTCGGGCCCTTGACCGCCCGCTGCGGGCGAGCCGTGGTGGCCCTGCCCGGCGGCGATGCCATCGGTTCCCGCCCCCTCGATATGCACCAGTCTGGACTGGAGAAGCTCGGGGCGCGCACCTACATCAAGCACGGATGTGTAGTCACGGAGGCGGATGCTCTCAACGGCTCCTATATCCAATTGGACTTCCCCTCCGTCGGTGCCACCGAGAACATTCTCACCGCCTCGGTGCTCGCCGAGGGGCGCACTGTGTTGGACAACGCGGCGCGCGAGCCGGAGATCGTGGATCTCTGCGTGCTCCTGAAGGAGATGGGTGCCCAGATCACGGGTGAAGGCACCTCCACCATCACCATCGACGGCGTGGACAAGCTGCATCCCGCCGAGCACGAGGTTATTGGCGACCGCATCGTGGCAGGAACCTGGGCCTACGCCGCAGCAATGACTCGCGGTGACATTACCGTCGGCGGGATCAACCCGCGGGCGCTGCACATTGCGCTAGAAAAGCTGAAGATTGCCGGCGCCGAGGTGGAAACCTACGACACCGGATTCCGTGTGCGCATGGATGGTCGCCCCTCGGCCGTGGACTACCAAACCCTTCCATTCCCCGGTTTCCCCACCGACTTGCAGCCGATGTCCATCGGCTTGGCGGCGGTATCGGAAGGCATGAGCGTAATTACGGAGAATGTCTTCGAATCTCGCTTCCGCTTTGTCGATGAGATGCAGCGGCTGGGTGCGGACACATCGGTGGATGGGCATCACGTCGTGGTCCGCGGCGTAGAGCAGCTCAGCTCCACTCCGGTGTGGTCCTCCGATATCCGAGCTGGGGCAGGGCTAGTGCTCGCGGCACTCTGCGCGGACGGGGTAACCGAGGTACACGATGTCTTCCATATCGATAGGGGCTACCCGCAGTTCGTGGAGACCTTGAATCAGCTGGGTGCCAGCATCACTCGAGTGTCGGCTTCGCGTCATGCCAAGGATTAA
- a CDS encoding cob(I)yrinic acid a,c-diamide adenosyltransferase gives MSVHLTKIYTRTGDDGTTGLSDFSRVSKNDSRLQAYAECEETNCAIGEVLALASPSEEVSTVLRRIQNELFDCGADLATPVVEDPKYPPLRVEPEYIERLERDCDRFNEQLPTLDSFILPGGSPASALLHTARVKARRAERAAWAAIAEHGETMSVLPAKYLNRLSDALFIMGRVENQGEDVRWIPGGER, from the coding sequence ATGAGCGTTCATTTGACCAAGATTTATACCCGCACCGGAGATGACGGCACCACGGGCCTGTCGGATTTCTCCCGCGTGTCCAAGAATGATTCCCGCCTGCAGGCCTATGCCGAGTGCGAGGAAACCAACTGCGCGATCGGCGAAGTGCTGGCGCTCGCCTCCCCCAGTGAGGAGGTGAGCACGGTATTGCGACGGATTCAGAATGAGCTTTTTGATTGCGGCGCGGACCTCGCCACCCCAGTGGTAGAGGATCCTAAATATCCGCCGCTGCGCGTCGAGCCGGAATATATCGAGCGACTCGAGCGCGACTGCGATCGTTTTAACGAGCAGCTTCCCACGCTCGATTCCTTCATTCTTCCCGGCGGCTCCCCAGCCTCGGCGCTGTTACACACCGCTCGGGTGAAGGCCCGCCGCGCCGAACGCGCGGCGTGGGCCGCTATCGCCGAGCATGGCGAGACCATGTCGGTGTTGCCGGCGAAGTATCTTAACCGCCTCAGCGATGCCCTCTTCATTATGGGCAGGGTGGAAAACCAGGGCGAGGATGTGCGCTGGATTCCCGGCGGTGAGCGTTAG
- the ramA gene encoding acetate metabolism transcriptional regulator RamA, which translates to MDPQRLKDDEEAIRAALTTLKTATGIPVTMYATVLPDSRLQISAWVGLRTPALQNLVIEAGAGVGGRVVSSRRPVGVSDYTRASIISHEHDKPIQDEGLHSIVAVPVIVQRDVRGVLYVGVHSPVRLGDKVIEEVTMTARTLEQDLAVNSALRRGDVSGSGAKPGRVMNGAEWEQVRSTHSKLRMLANRVGDEDLRKEIESLCDQLVSPVRVKQTTKLSARELDVLACVALGHTNVEAAEEMGIGAETVKSYLRSVMRKLGAHTRYEAVNAARRIGALP; encoded by the coding sequence ATGGATCCGCAGCGTCTCAAAGATGACGAAGAAGCGATTCGCGCAGCACTCACCACGCTAAAAACCGCCACGGGCATCCCGGTCACCATGTATGCCACGGTGCTTCCCGATAGCCGACTCCAGATCAGTGCGTGGGTCGGGCTGCGAACCCCGGCGCTGCAGAACCTCGTGATCGAGGCAGGCGCTGGTGTGGGTGGCCGCGTTGTCTCCTCCCGTCGCCCCGTCGGCGTGTCCGACTACACCCGAGCCTCCATCATCTCCCACGAGCATGACAAGCCCATCCAGGACGAGGGGCTGCATTCCATCGTGGCCGTGCCCGTGATCGTGCAACGCGATGTGCGCGGCGTGCTCTACGTGGGCGTGCACTCGCCCGTGCGCTTGGGCGACAAGGTGATTGAAGAGGTCACCATGACCGCCCGTACTCTCGAGCAAGACCTCGCGGTCAATAGCGCCCTGCGTCGCGGGGACGTCAGCGGAAGCGGGGCCAAGCCGGGACGGGTGATGAACGGCGCCGAGTGGGAGCAGGTGCGCTCCACCCACTCCAAGCTGCGGATGCTGGCCAACCGCGTGGGAGACGAGGATCTGCGCAAGGAAATCGAGAGCCTCTGCGATCAGCTCGTTTCGCCTGTGCGGGTCAAGCAAACCACCAAGCTCTCCGCCCGTGAACTAGACGTACTCGCCTGCGTGGCCCTCGGCCACACCAATGTGGAGGCGGCTGAGGAAATGGGCATTGGCGCCGAAACCGTCAAGAGCTACCTGCGCTCCGTCATGCGCAAGCTCGGGGCCCACACCCGTTACGAGGCCGTCAACGCAGCCCGCCGGATTGGGGCCCTGCCCTAA
- a CDS encoding energy-coupling factor ABC transporter ATP-binding protein, which yields MTASPTLIALDAVSYAYPHGPLVLHDVHLQVRRGSAMALLGANGSGKSTLMKLMAGALQPRSGQVLIDAIPATYNRSGRTRARSLIQLVLQEPDDQIFGVSVRADVSYGPTNQGLSEKEIAARVDWAMERAEITDLAERVPQQLSYGQRKRVSLAGALAMRPQVLLLDEPTAGLDPAGAAQLVHTLALLRQEGTAIVLSTHDVDLAYAFADTAVVLHDGGVRTGACGEIMTDAALMERARLELPWAPLVSRALGRTVLRAVDVAAPPQTSE from the coding sequence ATGACAGCTTCCCCAACGCTCATCGCCCTCGACGCCGTCAGCTACGCCTACCCGCATGGCCCCTTGGTGCTCCATGATGTGCACCTACAGGTCAGGCGGGGTTCGGCCATGGCCCTGCTCGGCGCCAATGGCTCAGGAAAATCCACGCTCATGAAGCTCATGGCCGGGGCGCTGCAGCCGCGTAGCGGGCAGGTGCTTATCGACGCCATCCCCGCGACCTACAACCGTTCCGGGCGCACCAGAGCCCGCTCGTTGATTCAACTCGTGCTTCAAGAGCCGGACGATCAGATCTTTGGGGTATCCGTGCGCGCCGATGTTTCCTATGGGCCCACCAACCAGGGCCTCAGTGAGAAGGAGATCGCGGCGCGGGTGGACTGGGCCATGGAGCGCGCCGAAATCACCGACCTCGCCGAACGTGTTCCCCAGCAGCTCTCCTATGGGCAGCGCAAGCGGGTGAGCCTAGCCGGGGCGTTGGCGATGCGCCCGCAGGTGTTGCTGCTTGACGAGCCCACCGCTGGGCTTGATCCTGCTGGGGCCGCGCAGCTTGTGCACACACTGGCGCTGCTGCGCCAAGAGGGTACTGCCATTGTGCTGTCTACCCACGATGTCGATCTGGCCTATGCCTTCGCCGATACCGCGGTAGTGCTCCATGACGGGGGAGTGCGCACCGGAGCCTGTGGGGAGATAATGACGGACGCCGCTCTTATGGAGCGGGCGCGACTGGAGCTTCCGTGGGCGCCGCTGGTCTCACGAGCACTGGGAAGAACAGTGCTGCGGGCCGTAGATGTAGCCGCGCCGCCGCAGACTTCTGAGTGA
- a CDS encoding CbiQ family ECF transporter T component, protein MNPVDIAAACSPWAQHSVSEKVLGFGGALILALALPPLPALPLLLVIVLFAAAQAQVRWRLYLGLVLAPFGFILLGMWPLIINLTTSGFVVVEGGLGHAAVVAGRSLVGMSITMLYALTTPIAAQLTWARRIGVPESLVVVSMHIYRFSSLLYRQSQAMWSAQARRLGHSSWRRCVRSAADQAANLFLAAFQRAQRLQEGLELRADSAAAAVYGTFTPARPRCLALILIGLAAVTAASLIPFAW, encoded by the coding sequence ATGAACCCCGTCGACATTGCTGCCGCCTGTTCTCCCTGGGCGCAGCACAGTGTGTCGGAAAAGGTTCTCGGCTTCGGCGGGGCACTAATCCTCGCCCTCGCACTGCCGCCGCTGCCAGCACTGCCGCTGCTGCTAGTGATCGTTCTGTTCGCTGCGGCGCAGGCGCAGGTGCGATGGCGGCTGTATCTCGGGCTTGTGCTGGCGCCTTTCGGCTTCATCCTGCTCGGAATGTGGCCGCTCATAATCAACCTCACCACCAGCGGTTTTGTGGTCGTTGAGGGTGGTCTTGGCCATGCTGCGGTTGTCGCAGGCCGCAGCCTGGTGGGCATGAGCATCACCATGCTTTATGCCCTCACCACCCCCATCGCAGCGCAGCTCACGTGGGCGCGAAGGATCGGCGTGCCGGAGTCTCTCGTGGTAGTGAGCATGCACATCTACCGCTTCTCCTCCTTGCTCTATCGCCAGTCGCAGGCGATGTGGAGCGCCCAGGCGAGGCGGCTCGGGCACAGCTCCTGGCGGCGCTGTGTGCGCTCGGCCGCTGATCAAGCGGCCAATCTCTTCCTCGCGGCCTTCCAGCGGGCCCAGCGTCTACAGGAAGGGCTCGAGCTGCGCGCCGATAGCGCCGCCGCTGCCGTCTATGGCACCTTCACCCCCGCCCGGCCCCGCTGCCTGGCGTTGATCCTTATCGGCCTAGCCGCGGTAACCGCCGCGAGCCTCATCCCCTTTGCGTGGTGA
- a CDS encoding energy-coupling factor ABC transporter substrate-binding protein, translated as MKNNSTGVTIALILAAIVIAAFPMFFNVGDKDSDEPFAGTDSTAETLVEDTDPGYEPWFEPLVGELPGEVESGLFALQAALGAGLLGYVIGLYRGRSKWEQTSAQAPASQ; from the coding sequence ATGAAAAATAACAGCACGGGCGTGACCATCGCCCTCATCCTCGCGGCCATTGTCATCGCCGCTTTCCCCATGTTTTTCAACGTCGGCGATAAGGACTCGGATGAGCCCTTCGCCGGCACCGACTCCACCGCGGAAACCCTGGTGGAAGACACCGATCCCGGCTACGAACCCTGGTTCGAGCCGCTCGTGGGCGAACTGCCCGGCGAGGTGGAATCCGGGCTCTTCGCCCTCCAAGCCGCCCTCGGCGCCGGCCTACTCGGCTACGTGATCGGGCTCTACCGCGGGCGCAGCAAGTGGGAGCAGACTAGCGCACAGGCACCCGCCTCCCAATGA
- a CDS encoding energy-coupling factor ABC transporter permease, producing MHIAEGFLPVEQAVGWGVAAAPFVIHGALRVNKQLKDKPETGLLLGAAGAFTFVLSALKIPSVTGSSSHATGTGLGAVLFKPPVMAFLGSIVLLFQALLLAHGGITTLGANIFSMAIVGPWIGYGVWLAVRKAGGSATIGIALAAFFADLSTYVVTAFQLAGAHHAHGFFNSAMTFLALYAPTQVPLAIVESIITVLIFRSLRTIAARELSILGVLGSGTGAKQQQGSVDKPKAGQKA from the coding sequence ATGCATATCGCAGAAGGATTCCTGCCCGTTGAGCAGGCCGTGGGCTGGGGCGTGGCTGCCGCGCCTTTCGTGATCCACGGAGCACTCCGCGTCAATAAGCAACTCAAAGACAAGCCCGAAACGGGACTTCTTCTCGGCGCCGCCGGCGCCTTCACCTTCGTGCTCTCGGCACTGAAGATCCCCTCCGTCACCGGCTCCTCCTCCCACGCCACCGGCACGGGGTTGGGAGCGGTGCTGTTTAAACCACCCGTGATGGCCTTCTTGGGCAGTATCGTGCTGCTCTTCCAGGCGCTGCTGCTCGCCCACGGCGGTATTACCACCCTCGGCGCCAATATCTTCTCCATGGCCATCGTGGGCCCGTGGATTGGCTACGGGGTGTGGCTGGCCGTGCGCAAGGCCGGCGGCAGCGCCACCATCGGCATAGCCCTGGCGGCGTTCTTCGCGGACCTGTCCACCTATGTGGTCACGGCCTTCCAGCTGGCTGGTGCCCACCACGCCCATGGCTTCTTTAACTCGGCCATGACCTTCCTCGCGCTCTACGCCCCCACCCAGGTGCCGCTCGCGATCGTGGAATCCATCATCACGGTGCTCATCTTCCGTTCCTTGCGTACCATCGCCGCCCGCGAGCTCTCCATCCTCGGGGTGCTGGGTTCCGGCACTGGGGCGAAGCAGCAGCAGGGTAGCGTCGATAAGCCAAAGGCAGGGCAGAAGGCATGA
- the cysK gene encoding cysteine synthase A: MSRIYNNVTELVGGTPLVRLNRLTEGLEAEVLVKLEFYNPANSVKDRIGTAIIDAAEQSGELKEGGTIVEATSGNTGIALALVGAARGYNVVLTMPETMSMERRIMLRAYGAEIVLTPGPAGMQGAVDKAHEIVETREGAILARQFSNPANPKIHRETTAEEIWSDTDGDIDIFLAGFGTGGTITGVGTVLKERKPEVEIIAMEPADSPLLTEGKASSHKIQGLGANFIPEVLDRKVIDEVVTVSNEDAIATARTLAEKEGILGGISSGANVFAALREAKKPENKGKTIVTVVCDYGERYASTVLFEDVRAEFN; encoded by the coding sequence ATGTCACGCATCTACAACAATGTCACCGAGCTCGTTGGCGGTACCCCGCTGGTTCGCCTCAACCGCCTCACCGAAGGCCTCGAGGCCGAGGTGCTGGTCAAGCTCGAGTTCTATAACCCCGCCAACAGCGTCAAGGACCGCATTGGCACCGCTATTATCGACGCCGCCGAGCAGTCCGGGGAACTAAAGGAGGGCGGCACCATCGTGGAAGCCACCTCCGGCAACACCGGCATCGCCCTCGCCCTGGTGGGTGCAGCCCGCGGCTACAATGTGGTGCTCACCATGCCCGAGACGATGTCCATGGAGCGCCGCATCATGCTGCGCGCCTATGGCGCGGAGATCGTGCTCACCCCCGGGCCGGCAGGCATGCAGGGTGCCGTCGATAAGGCACACGAGATTGTGGAGACGCGCGAGGGAGCTATCCTGGCGCGCCAGTTCTCCAACCCGGCCAACCCCAAGATTCACCGCGAGACCACTGCCGAGGAGATTTGGTCTGACACCGACGGCGATATCGACATCTTCCTCGCCGGCTTCGGTACCGGTGGCACCATCACCGGTGTAGGCACCGTGCTCAAGGAGCGCAAGCCCGAGGTGGAGATCATCGCCATGGAGCCCGCCGATTCTCCGCTGCTCACTGAGGGCAAGGCCAGCTCTCACAAGATCCAGGGCCTGGGTGCCAACTTCATCCCCGAGGTGCTGGACCGCAAGGTGATCGATGAGGTCGTCACCGTAAGCAACGAAGACGCCATCGCCACCGCCCGCACGCTCGCCGAGAAGGAAGGCATCTTGGGCGGCATTTCCTCCGGCGCCAATGTATTCGCCGCACTGCGCGAGGCCAAGAAGCCGGAGAACAAGGGCAAGACCATCGTTACCGTCGTATGCGACTACGGCGAGCGCTACGCCTCCACTGTCCTCTTCGAGGATGTGCGCGCTGAATTTAATTAA